A part of Nesterenkonia lutea genomic DNA contains:
- a CDS encoding Rieske (2Fe-2S) protein — MSRTCWARRRFLHAAALSTAAGAGAVALSGCGSTGSEEADPSPPPDAPWTEVMPSAELPVGSSRAVSVGETELLLHRSSETEVHAFSAVCTHQGCAVAAEEGRFACPCHGSMFNLETGAVEAGPAEDPLPRRPAEISADAVRVQA; from the coding sequence ATGAGCCGGACCTGCTGGGCACGCCGCCGATTCCTGCACGCTGCCGCGCTGAGCACGGCGGCAGGTGCGGGGGCGGTGGCGCTCAGCGGATGCGGCTCCACCGGATCGGAGGAAGCAGATCCCTCCCCGCCCCCGGATGCGCCGTGGACCGAGGTGATGCCCTCCGCGGAGCTTCCCGTGGGATCCAGCCGCGCGGTCTCGGTGGGAGAGACGGAGCTGCTGCTCCATCGCAGCTCGGAGACCGAAGTACATGCGTTCTCGGCCGTGTGCACCCATCAAGGGTGCGCTGTGGCCGCAGAAGAGGGACGTTTCGCCTGTCCCTGCCACGGTTCGATGTTCAACCTGGAGACAGGTGCCGTGGAGGCAGGTCCTGCGGAGGACCCGCTCCCCCGCCGTCCGGCGGAGATCAGCGCCGACGCGGTGCGCGTCCAGGCGTAG
- a CDS encoding 3-hydroxyacyl-CoA dehydrogenase NAD-binding domain-containing protein codes for MTAANANDIPAEALDFSAFTDLAKAFSDEVVTHSRTEDVQLPDGAGTLVLIRLDNDQPKRPSTLGPSSLIEFGQTLAAQLPRAQAGEIVGLGVIGKPGVLAAGADLGAAERVDSTDHSHAMGDLGHHAYRLLEDFPVPSFVFINGTALGGGLELALAAQHRTVSTEARGIGLPEAFLGLVPGWGGIYRLPQLIGPEAAAEVIFSNALSSNRTLDGKKVYSLGIADQLLAAEDFEAESVAYAARIVAGEPAAIEELSAHRSHDGSPEAWTRAIAGAERTVAAKLGDTAPAPLRALELFREAPGRSREESRQAECAALGELMLTDEFRNTVYAFLGLLQKRAKRPAGVPEAAPRSIAKVGVVGAGLMACQLAMVFAQQLKVPVVLTDVDQSRVDKGLAHIESQIGKLRQKGRLNAEQAAAVQGLITGSTDKSVYADADFVIEAVFEEIGVKKQVFAELEQIVPAETILATNTSSLSVTEMAADLDHPERVIGFHFFNPVAAMPLVEIARAPQTADVPIATAFQLAAGLRKTPVLTSDSTAFVVNRVLLRLMSEVQRAFDEGTDAATADAALKPMGLPMSPFTLLAMVGIPVAQHVTESLHSSFGDRFHVSANLQRLIDAGVTEIWSTDDAGQAYIKDSTLELMSFGSTPRSSADLLRTVQDALAQEIGMMLAEDVVASHQDVDLCMILGAGWPLHRGGITPYLDQVGASQRVNGRTFGA; via the coding sequence ATGACAGCAGCGAACGCCAACGACATCCCGGCCGAGGCACTGGACTTCTCCGCCTTCACCGATCTCGCGAAGGCCTTCAGCGACGAGGTGGTCACGCACAGCCGCACCGAGGACGTGCAGCTGCCCGACGGCGCAGGAACCCTCGTGCTCATCCGGCTGGACAACGACCAGCCGAAGCGACCCTCCACACTCGGGCCCAGCAGCCTGATCGAATTCGGCCAGACCCTGGCAGCGCAGCTCCCACGGGCTCAGGCAGGAGAGATCGTCGGCCTGGGCGTGATCGGCAAACCGGGGGTCCTCGCCGCCGGTGCTGACCTCGGCGCCGCAGAGCGCGTGGATTCGACTGATCACTCTCACGCCATGGGGGATCTCGGCCACCACGCCTATCGCCTGCTGGAGGACTTCCCGGTGCCCAGCTTCGTCTTCATCAACGGCACCGCACTCGGTGGAGGCCTGGAGCTCGCACTCGCCGCCCAGCACCGCACCGTCTCCACTGAGGCCAGGGGCATCGGGCTGCCCGAGGCCTTCCTGGGACTCGTTCCCGGCTGGGGCGGCATCTACCGGCTGCCGCAACTGATCGGCCCGGAGGCGGCGGCCGAGGTCATCTTCTCCAATGCGCTGAGCAGCAACCGGACCCTGGACGGCAAGAAGGTCTATTCCCTGGGCATCGCGGATCAGCTCCTCGCGGCCGAGGATTTCGAGGCTGAGAGCGTCGCCTACGCCGCGCGGATCGTCGCCGGCGAACCCGCCGCGATCGAAGAGCTCAGCGCACATCGTTCCCACGACGGATCTCCAGAGGCCTGGACCCGCGCCATCGCCGGAGCAGAGCGGACGGTGGCTGCCAAGCTGGGCGACACCGCCCCGGCGCCGTTGCGCGCTCTCGAGCTCTTCCGCGAGGCGCCTGGGCGTAGCCGCGAAGAGAGCAGGCAGGCCGAGTGCGCGGCGCTGGGCGAGCTCATGCTCACCGACGAGTTCAGAAACACCGTCTACGCCTTCCTGGGGCTGCTGCAGAAGCGGGCCAAGCGCCCCGCCGGGGTGCCCGAGGCAGCTCCGCGCAGCATCGCCAAGGTCGGTGTGGTGGGTGCCGGGCTCATGGCGTGCCAGCTGGCCATGGTCTTCGCGCAGCAGCTGAAGGTTCCCGTGGTCCTCACCGACGTCGACCAGTCCCGAGTGGACAAGGGCCTGGCGCATATCGAGTCGCAGATCGGCAAGCTCCGGCAGAAGGGTCGGCTGAACGCCGAACAGGCCGCTGCGGTGCAGGGACTGATCACCGGATCCACGGACAAGTCCGTCTATGCCGATGCCGACTTCGTGATCGAGGCGGTGTTCGAAGAGATCGGCGTCAAGAAGCAGGTCTTCGCCGAGCTTGAGCAGATCGTGCCGGCCGAGACCATCCTGGCCACCAACACCTCTTCGCTGTCCGTGACCGAGATGGCCGCAGACCTGGACCATCCGGAGCGGGTCATCGGCTTCCATTTCTTCAACCCTGTCGCCGCAATGCCGCTGGTGGAGATCGCCCGCGCCCCGCAGACCGCGGACGTGCCCATCGCCACGGCATTCCAGCTCGCCGCGGGCCTGCGCAAGACCCCGGTGCTGACCAGCGACTCCACCGCCTTCGTGGTCAACCGGGTGCTGCTGCGCCTGATGTCCGAGGTGCAGCGAGCGTTTGACGAGGGCACCGATGCCGCGACCGCCGATGCGGCGCTCAAGCCCATGGGACTTCCGATGAGCCCCTTCACCCTGCTCGCGATGGTCGGCATCCCGGTGGCACAGCATGTCACGGAGTCTCTGCACAGCAGCTTCGGAGACCGGTTCCACGTCTCGGCGAATCTTCAGCGTCTCATCGACGCCGGAGTCACCGAGATTTGGAGCACCGACGACGCCGGCCAGGCATACATCAAGGACAGCACGCTCGAGCTGATGAGCTTCGGCAGCACCCCGCGCAGCTCCGCGGACCTGCTGCGCACCGTGCAGGACGCGCTGGCTCAGGAGATCGGAATGATGCTCGCCGAGGACGTCGTCGCCTCGCACCAGGACGTGGATCTGTGCATGATCCTCGGCGCCGGATGGCCCCTGCACCGAGGCGGCATCACCCCCTACCTCGATCAGGTCGGAGCGAGCCAGCGGGTGAACGGAAGGACCTTCGGCGCATGA
- a CDS encoding ribonuclease D, with amino-acid sequence MDAPDAGPPPLLTEPEDGVPFVIDTERGLQRCADALAAGTGPVAVDAERASGFRYGQRAFLVQLKREGSGLWLIDPEPFTTLAPVQTALEDVEWILHAATQDLPCLAELGMHPHSLFDTELAARLSGLPRVSLGAVVESLLGVRLAKEHSAADWSKRPLPHDWLRYAALDVDLLIPLRTSLLELLREQGKLDWAREEFEHLRTHRPVTMPRIDRWRKASGVNKLKSPRKLAVLRELWAARESMAETKDVSPSHILPDSALVAAADAMPRTVPQLLGVRGFHGRAAKREAPKWLRAIEAGGRDQDAPAAQRRASGPPPPRAWKDRNPLAFRRYRTARDWLTQHADELELMPETLLTPAVLKQLCWAPPEVIDLESIGAALRDLGAREWQISQCAAIITVAMLDPEPLENF; translated from the coding sequence ATGGACGCCCCCGACGCGGGGCCGCCGCCTCTGCTGACCGAGCCCGAGGACGGCGTTCCATTCGTCATCGACACCGAACGGGGACTGCAGCGCTGCGCCGATGCGCTGGCCGCCGGCACCGGGCCTGTCGCCGTGGATGCCGAACGTGCCTCAGGCTTCCGCTACGGGCAGCGCGCGTTCCTGGTGCAGCTCAAGCGCGAGGGCTCCGGGCTCTGGCTGATCGACCCCGAACCCTTCACCACGCTGGCCCCGGTGCAGACGGCGCTCGAGGACGTGGAATGGATCCTGCACGCGGCCACCCAGGACCTGCCCTGCCTGGCGGAGCTGGGCATGCACCCGCACAGCCTCTTCGACACGGAGCTCGCGGCCCGCCTCAGCGGACTCCCCCGGGTCAGTCTGGGCGCCGTGGTCGAATCCCTGCTCGGGGTGCGTCTGGCCAAGGAACACTCCGCCGCCGACTGGTCCAAGCGTCCGCTGCCGCATGACTGGCTGCGCTACGCCGCGCTGGACGTCGATCTGCTCATCCCGCTGCGAACGAGCCTGCTGGAGCTGCTCCGCGAACAGGGAAAGCTGGACTGGGCACGCGAGGAGTTCGAGCATCTGCGCACCCACCGGCCGGTGACCATGCCCCGCATCGACCGCTGGCGCAAGGCCTCCGGAGTGAACAAGCTGAAATCGCCGCGCAAGCTGGCGGTCCTGCGGGAACTCTGGGCCGCGCGGGAGAGCATGGCAGAGACCAAGGACGTCTCCCCGAGCCATATTCTGCCGGACTCAGCACTGGTCGCCGCCGCCGACGCCATGCCGCGCACGGTCCCGCAGCTGCTCGGCGTCAGGGGCTTCCATGGCCGTGCCGCCAAGCGCGAGGCGCCGAAGTGGCTTCGTGCGATCGAGGCCGGGGGCAGGGACCAGGACGCGCCCGCAGCCCAGCGCCGCGCCTCCGGACCGCCTCCGCCCCGCGCCTGGAAGGACCGCAATCCGCTCGCCTTCAGGCGCTACCGCACTGCGCGGGACTGGCTCACCCAGCACGCCGATGAGCTGGAGCTGATGCCGGAGACTCTGCTGACCCCTGCCGTGCTCAAGCAGCTGTGCTGGGCTCCTCCGGAGGTCATCGACCTGGAGAGCATCGGTGCCGCCCTGCGCGACCTCGGAGCCCGCGAGTGGCAGATCTCCCAATGTGCCGCGATCATCACCGTGGCCATGCTCGATCCGGAGCCGCTGGAGAACTTCTGA
- a CDS encoding DUF3000 domain-containing protein — protein MTAFGPMGGPDQHGVPSTDPSSPLGAAGIEGLPETFLQALSGLRAASPRAQAHVSEVPAPSRLAPYAVALRAEVQSPSISPLGAHPVSRLRAQPEDPEILATGRFILLHDPAGQQAWGGTFRVVIYIRAELDVEMGNDPLLGSVAWTWLCDSLAQHGVEYSHAGGTATRILSESFGSMENRQPSNDVELRASWSPTGLRFGSHLQAWADMVCSFAGLPPLPDGVIALPHIRRS, from the coding sequence GTGACAGCATTCGGTCCCATGGGAGGACCCGACCAGCACGGCGTGCCCAGCACGGACCCGAGCTCCCCGCTAGGAGCTGCGGGCATCGAAGGGCTCCCTGAGACGTTTCTGCAGGCCCTGTCAGGGCTGCGCGCCGCCTCGCCGCGGGCTCAGGCCCACGTGTCGGAGGTCCCGGCCCCGTCCCGGCTGGCCCCGTACGCGGTGGCCCTGCGCGCCGAGGTCCAGTCCCCGAGCATCTCACCGCTGGGAGCACATCCGGTGAGTCGGCTTCGAGCCCAGCCGGAGGACCCGGAGATCCTGGCCACAGGCCGCTTCATCCTGCTCCACGATCCCGCCGGCCAGCAGGCCTGGGGTGGCACCTTCAGAGTGGTCATCTACATCCGTGCCGAACTCGATGTCGAGATGGGCAACGATCCGCTGCTGGGCTCGGTGGCCTGGACCTGGCTCTGCGATTCCCTGGCCCAGCACGGGGTGGAGTACAGTCATGCGGGCGGCACGGCGACCCGCATACTCTCCGAGAGCTTCGGCTCCATGGAGAACCGGCAGCCCAGCAACGACGTTGAGCTCCGCGCCTCCTGGAGCCCCACCGGGCTGAGGTTCGGATCCCACCTGCAGGCCTGGGCAGACATGGTCTGCTCCTTCGCCGGACTGCCGCCGCTGCCCGATGGAGTGATCGCCCTGCCACATATCAGGAGGAGCTGA
- a CDS encoding threonine aldolase family protein has translation MTRAQTRLLDPSFASDNVAGVSPEILDALARVNPDSALPYGSDPVTSELREVVKETFGPAAEILPVFNGTGANVVSLQALLPRWGAAICSTQAHVNNDEGAAPERVGSLKLLPRPTLTGKLSAADVEAEMKNLGFVHAAQPLAVTLTQSTELGTVYSPAEISEVAAAAHSHGVGVHMDGARISNAAAALGCTLGEITTEAGVDVLSLGGTKNGAMAAEAVVILDPDRLGGADYIRKFSMQLASKQRYISAQLLELFGTDLWRRNASHANAQAAKLGQALSELEGVTLSRPTEVNATFPEVPLEVAAAIREHYLVHVWDTASSGRPVLRLMCSWHTGDAEIEALVDCARRA, from the coding sequence ATGACCCGTGCCCAGACCCGGTTGCTCGACCCCTCCTTCGCCTCCGACAACGTCGCCGGGGTCTCCCCCGAGATCCTGGACGCGCTGGCTCGGGTCAACCCGGACTCGGCCCTGCCCTACGGGTCCGATCCGGTGACCTCCGAGCTCCGCGAGGTGGTCAAGGAGACCTTCGGCCCGGCCGCCGAGATCCTGCCGGTGTTCAACGGAACAGGCGCGAACGTCGTCTCCCTGCAGGCGCTGCTGCCCCGCTGGGGTGCCGCGATCTGTTCGACGCAGGCCCATGTGAACAATGATGAAGGGGCAGCTCCCGAGCGTGTGGGTTCGCTGAAGCTTCTCCCCCGCCCGACGCTGACCGGAAAGCTCAGCGCCGCAGACGTGGAGGCGGAGATGAAGAATCTCGGCTTCGTGCACGCCGCCCAGCCGCTGGCCGTGACGCTGACCCAGTCCACCGAGCTGGGAACGGTCTATTCACCGGCCGAGATCTCGGAGGTCGCCGCCGCCGCGCACTCCCACGGCGTGGGGGTGCATATGGACGGAGCCCGCATCTCCAATGCCGCCGCCGCCCTGGGCTGCACGCTCGGTGAGATCACCACCGAGGCCGGTGTCGATGTGCTCAGCCTCGGCGGGACCAAGAACGGAGCCATGGCCGCGGAGGCGGTGGTGATCCTCGATCCAGACCGCCTCGGCGGTGCGGACTACATCCGCAAGTTCTCGATGCAGCTGGCCAGCAAGCAGCGCTACATCTCGGCCCAGCTGCTGGAGCTCTTCGGCACCGATCTGTGGCGGCGCAACGCCTCCCACGCGAACGCGCAGGCCGCCAAGCTGGGACAGGCGCTCAGCGAGCTCGAAGGTGTGACCCTGTCCCGGCCCACAGAGGTCAATGCGACCTTCCCGGAGGTCCCGCTCGAAGTCGCCGCCGCGATCCGTGAGCATTACCTGGTCCATGTCTGGGACACTGCGTCCAGCGGTCGCCCGGTGCTCCGGCTCATGTGTTCCTGGCACACCGGTGACGCGGAGATCGAGGCTCTGGTGGACTGCGCGCGGCGCGCCTAG
- the msrB gene encoding peptide-methionine (R)-S-oxide reductase MsrB: MSANQNSEQSAEAWREKLTPQEFQVLREGGTERAYAGEYWDNKEAGTYSCRACGAALFTSAEKFDSRCGWPSFFEPAADANIRYLRDVSMGMERVEVRCGSCDSHLGHLFTGEGFDTPTDQRYCINSISMDFHQAGSAEQ, from the coding sequence ATGAGTGCGAACCAGAATTCGGAACAGTCCGCCGAGGCGTGGCGGGAGAAGCTCACTCCGCAGGAGTTCCAGGTGCTTCGCGAGGGCGGCACCGAGCGCGCCTATGCCGGAGAGTACTGGGACAACAAGGAGGCCGGCACCTATTCCTGCCGTGCCTGCGGCGCAGCACTGTTCACCTCGGCCGAGAAGTTCGACTCCCGCTGCGGATGGCCGAGCTTCTTCGAGCCGGCCGCCGACGCGAACATCCGCTACCTGCGCGATGTCTCCATGGGCATGGAACGCGTCGAGGTGCGCTGCGGCTCCTGTGATTCCCACCTTGGGCATCTCTTCACCGGAGAGGGCTTCGACACCCCCACCGACCAGCGGTACTGCATCAACTCGATCTCCATGGACTTCCACCAGGCGGGGAGCGCCGAGCAGTGA
- a CDS encoding alpha/beta hydrolase family protein: protein MKFRLNERRPVATQSRPPARRGLPWWTRPRQGPKTPSDTHTPWVRAVTLGAGTGLATGMTLAALGSGLAGYFARAVVTPVRERAEDLEILAVTRGPEGDEVILPITAETVVDGTYGLFFQGGRSLARIGRISALEPKGGTVTRPVEKVYGGDLRTAVRGWWTSVVYLHPSHAGFESEEVVITLPGGPSPAWHVKPQPRAAGLSEDHDAPLAGRNVWAIGVHGRGSNRTEGIRALAATSALGVDTLLISYRNDGEAPAASDGRYGLGVTEWEDVEAAIEYALARGAEDIILMGWSMGGAISLQTADRSRFAAHIRALVLTGPVIDWMDVLAHQARANRIPHAVGRLGQWFISNPGGRWVTGLAAPVDLQTMNWIDRAEQLRHHVLIMHSVDDNIVPYGPSRDLARKNSKVSYVSFTQARHVKEWNHDPRRWDSTVVEWLTDLFSRPAPGQSRPGEPGYYV, encoded by the coding sequence ATGAAGTTCAGGCTGAATGAGCGCCGTCCCGTGGCCACGCAGTCCCGGCCTCCCGCCCGCCGGGGCCTCCCGTGGTGGACACGGCCCAGGCAGGGCCCCAAGACACCGAGCGACACGCACACCCCCTGGGTCCGCGCGGTGACCCTGGGTGCGGGCACCGGACTCGCCACGGGCATGACCTTGGCGGCGCTCGGCTCCGGACTGGCCGGCTATTTCGCGCGCGCCGTGGTGACCCCGGTGCGTGAACGGGCCGAGGATCTCGAGATCCTCGCGGTCACCCGCGGACCCGAGGGAGACGAGGTCATCCTGCCCATCACTGCGGAGACCGTGGTGGACGGCACCTATGGCCTGTTCTTCCAGGGCGGCCGTTCTCTGGCCCGGATCGGAAGGATCTCGGCGCTCGAGCCCAAAGGAGGAACGGTGACCCGCCCGGTGGAGAAGGTCTACGGCGGGGATCTGCGGACCGCCGTGCGCGGCTGGTGGACCTCGGTGGTGTATCTGCACCCGAGCCATGCGGGCTTCGAGAGTGAAGAAGTGGTCATCACCCTGCCCGGCGGGCCGTCTCCGGCATGGCACGTGAAGCCACAGCCGCGCGCCGCCGGACTGTCCGAGGACCATGATGCGCCGCTGGCCGGACGCAACGTCTGGGCCATCGGCGTGCACGGCCGCGGCAGCAATCGGACCGAGGGCATCCGGGCGCTGGCGGCCACCTCCGCGCTGGGCGTGGACACCCTGCTGATCTCCTACCGCAACGACGGCGAGGCCCCGGCCGCCTCAGATGGCCGCTATGGCCTCGGCGTCACCGAGTGGGAGGACGTGGAGGCCGCCATCGAGTACGCGCTGGCCCGTGGTGCCGAGGACATCATCCTGATGGGGTGGTCCATGGGCGGAGCGATCAGCCTGCAGACGGCCGATCGTTCACGCTTCGCCGCGCACATCCGTGCGCTGGTCCTGACCGGACCGGTGATCGACTGGATGGACGTGCTGGCCCACCAGGCCCGGGCGAACCGGATCCCGCACGCTGTGGGCCGATTGGGCCAGTGGTTCATCTCCAACCCGGGCGGACGCTGGGTCACCGGACTGGCGGCACCGGTGGACCTGCAGACGATGAACTGGATCGACCGCGCGGAGCAGCTGCGCCACCATGTGCTGATCATGCACAGTGTGGACGACAACATCGTGCCCTACGGGCCTTCCCGAGACCTTGCCCGGAAGAACTCCAAGGTCAGCTATGTGTCATTCACCCAGGCCCGTCACGTCAAGGAATGGAACCACGATCCGCGGCGCTGGGACTCCACCGTCGTGGAATGGCTGACGGACCTGTTCAGCCGGCCTGCGCCGGGTCAGTCTCGGCCAGGTGAGCCCGGATATTACGTTTGA
- a CDS encoding SufE family protein, giving the protein MSDQDAQTAPGTGSAHTAESGSSSTELPAQLAEVVEEFAELEERQKLELLLEFSRELPELPARYTGGYGQMEEVVECQTPLFLTVEYDDDAGTAQLFFAAPPEAPTTRGFAAILHEGLSGLSFEQILAVPEDLSERLGLARAITPLRLRGMTAMLGRIKRNIRAHLAETDPAQAG; this is encoded by the coding sequence ATGAGCGATCAGGACGCCCAGACCGCCCCGGGAACCGGATCGGCTCACACCGCGGAGAGTGGTTCCTCAAGCACCGAGCTCCCCGCCCAGCTCGCCGAGGTCGTCGAAGAGTTCGCCGAGCTCGAGGAGCGGCAGAAGCTGGAGCTGCTCCTGGAGTTCTCCCGGGAGCTGCCCGAGCTGCCCGCGCGCTACACCGGCGGCTACGGCCAGATGGAGGAAGTGGTGGAGTGCCAGACCCCGCTGTTTCTGACGGTGGAGTACGACGACGACGCCGGGACGGCCCAGCTGTTCTTCGCCGCGCCCCCCGAGGCACCCACCACGCGCGGCTTCGCGGCGATCCTGCATGAGGGCCTCAGCGGCCTGAGCTTCGAGCAGATCCTCGCCGTGCCGGAGGACCTCTCGGAGCGACTGGGGCTGGCACGGGCGATCACTCCCCTGCGGCTGCGCGGCATGACCGCGATGCTGGGTCGGATCAAACGTAATATCCGGGCTCACCTGGCCGAGACTGACCCGGCGCAGGCCGGCTGA
- a CDS encoding sulfurtransferase, with translation MTTTEKDFSQYANPDALVSTDWVAQHKDDPSVVLLESNEDVLLFETGHIPGAQKIDWHTDLNDPVTRDFLGPQQFAEFAASKGITPETTVVFYGDKSNWWAAYALWVFTLFGHQDLRLMDGGRLKWAAEGRELTTETSPAQPAEYPAPASRDDSTFRAFREDVLAHLGKPLVDVRSPLEYSGERTHMEGYEQEGAMRGGHIPSAASVPWAKAANEDGTFRSRAELEQIYTEQAGLGQADEVIAYCRIGERSSHTWFVLQHLLGYDNVRNYDGSWTEWGNAVRLPIATGEQPGEVPAR, from the coding sequence ATGACGACCACTGAGAAAGACTTCTCCCAGTACGCCAACCCTGACGCCCTGGTCTCCACCGACTGGGTGGCGCAGCACAAGGATGATCCGTCGGTGGTGCTGCTGGAGTCCAACGAGGATGTCCTCCTCTTTGAGACGGGCCACATCCCCGGGGCCCAGAAGATCGACTGGCACACCGACCTCAATGACCCGGTCACCCGGGATTTCCTGGGCCCGCAGCAGTTCGCGGAGTTCGCCGCCTCCAAGGGGATCACGCCGGAGACCACGGTGGTCTTCTATGGCGACAAGTCGAACTGGTGGGCGGCCTACGCCCTCTGGGTCTTCACCCTCTTCGGCCATCAGGACCTGCGGCTGATGGACGGCGGCCGACTCAAGTGGGCCGCCGAGGGCCGCGAGCTCACCACCGAGACCTCGCCCGCGCAGCCCGCCGAGTACCCGGCCCCCGCCAGCCGCGACGACTCCACCTTCCGCGCATTCCGCGAAGATGTCCTCGCCCACCTCGGCAAGCCCCTGGTGGACGTGCGCTCCCCGCTGGAGTACTCAGGTGAGCGCACGCACATGGAGGGCTACGAGCAGGAGGGCGCGATGCGCGGGGGACACATCCCCTCCGCCGCCTCCGTGCCATGGGCCAAGGCCGCCAACGAGGACGGAACCTTCCGCTCCCGGGCCGAGCTGGAACAGATCTACACCGAACAGGCTGGACTGGGGCAGGCCGACGAGGTCATCGCCTACTGCCGGATCGGGGAACGCTCCTCCCACACCTGGTTCGTGCTCCAGCATCTGCTGGGCTACGACAACGTCCGCAACTACGACGGTTCCTGGACCGAGTGGGGCAACGCTGTGCGGCTTCCGATCGCCACCGGTGAGCAGCCCGGCGAGGTGCCCGCTCGATGA
- the zapE gene encoding cell division protein ZapE, whose amino-acid sequence MPSYVTPLSQRTPQLGVGQLLEGLEPSFRFAEVSFDSYIPDPAHPSQEKAVTALREFSDTVGRRPASGGFLDRLFGRQASAAQAPAGIYLDGGFGVGKTHLLASLYHSVEGQRAFGTFVEYTNLVGALSFRRTVDVLSEYKLVCIDEFELDDPGDTVLMSRLMRELADAGVKLAATSNTLPGSLGEGRFAAVDFQREIQVLSDQFTVIKVDGEDYRHRGLPEAPAPLSSAEVEEFAAEQHPEAAIAVDDFDALCERMTSVHPSRYRQLVSEVDVLVLKGVETIEAQALALRFVVLADRLYDQDVSIVASGVPFDQLFTDEMMSGGYMKKYHRTVSRLTALARAGQMGEETV is encoded by the coding sequence ATGCCCTCCTACGTCACGCCGCTGAGCCAGCGGACCCCTCAGCTCGGAGTCGGTCAGCTGCTCGAGGGCCTGGAGCCCTCCTTCCGCTTCGCAGAGGTCTCCTTCGACTCCTACATCCCGGATCCGGCTCACCCCTCCCAGGAGAAGGCGGTCACGGCGCTGCGCGAATTCTCCGACACCGTCGGTCGCCGGCCCGCCTCGGGGGGATTCCTCGACAGGCTCTTCGGCCGCCAGGCATCCGCTGCGCAGGCACCGGCCGGCATCTACCTCGACGGCGGCTTCGGCGTGGGCAAGACCCACCTGCTCGCCTCGCTGTACCACTCGGTGGAGGGCCAGCGCGCCTTCGGCACCTTCGTCGAATACACCAACCTGGTCGGGGCCCTGTCCTTCCGCCGCACCGTCGACGTGCTCAGCGAGTACAAGCTGGTCTGCATCGACGAGTTCGAGCTCGACGACCCGGGGGACACCGTGCTGATGTCCCGGCTGATGCGCGAGCTGGCCGATGCCGGGGTCAAGCTCGCGGCGACGTCGAACACGCTGCCCGGCTCCCTGGGGGAGGGCCGCTTCGCGGCGGTGGACTTCCAGCGTGAGATCCAGGTGCTGTCCGACCAGTTCACCGTCATCAAGGTCGACGGCGAGGACTACCGTCACCGTGGACTGCCCGAGGCACCTGCTCCGCTGAGCTCGGCGGAGGTCGAGGAGTTCGCGGCCGAGCAGCATCCCGAGGCGGCGATCGCCGTGGATGACTTCGATGCGCTCTGTGAGCGGATGACCAGCGTGCACCCGAGCCGTTATCGTCAGCTCGTCAGCGAGGTCGATGTTCTGGTCCTCAAAGGTGTGGAGACGATCGAGGCCCAGGCGCTGGCGCTGCGCTTCGTGGTCCTCGCGGACCGGCTCTATGACCAGGACGTGTCCATCGTGGCCTCGGGCGTGCCCTTCGACCAGCTCTTCACGGACGAGATGATGTCCGGGGGGTATATGAAGAAGTACCACCGCACAGTCTCGCGTCTGACAGCGCTGGCCCGGGCCGGTCAGATGGGTGAGGAGACGGTCTAG